The following are encoded together in the Corvus moneduloides isolate bCorMon1 chromosome 34, bCorMon1.pri, whole genome shotgun sequence genome:
- the SYVN1 gene encoding E3 ubiquitin-protein ligase synoviolin isoform X3, translated as MLCTALVMAGSLALTTAVVAHAYYLKHQFYPTVVYLTKSSPSMAVLYIQAFVLVFLLGKFMGKVFFGQLRAAEMEHLLERSWYAVTETCLAFTVFRDDFSPRFVALFTLLLFLKCFHWLAEDRVDFMERSPNISWLFHFRIVSLMFLLGILDFLFVSHAYHSILTRGASVQLVFGFEYAILMTMVLTIFIKYVLHSIDLQNENPWDNKAVFMLYTELFTGLIKVLLYMAFMTIMIKVHTFPLFAIRPMYLAMRQFKKAVTDAIMSRRAIRNMNTLYPDATPEELQAMDNVCIICREEMVTGAKRLPCNHIFHTSCLRSWFQRQQTCPTCRMDVLRASLPAQPPPEAPEPAPAPAQTPQGPQPPNFPQGILPPFPPGMFPFWPPVGPFPPVPGVQAPASTDGSAATAGAAPAARPGDASAGSEPGAAGAVPGLPLPPPWVGLPWPPLFGMPPMPVPPAGFAGLTEEELRAMEGHERQHLEARLQCLHNIHTLLDAAMLQINQYLTVLAAIGSPRAAAPRPPPARDSHPEEPPAPGPSGAPGPSGAAAAADPAPAGAEDEEDAAEGSEPREGPDTAELRRRRLQKLGTPPH; from the exons ATGCTGTGCACGGCGCTGGTGATGGCCGGGAGCCTGGCGCTCACCACGGCCGTGGTGGCCCACGCCTACTACCTGAAGCACCAGTTCTACCCCACCGTGGTGTACCTCACCAAATCCAGCCCCAGCATGGCC GTTCTGTACATCCAGGCCTTTGTGCTGGTGTTCCTGCTGGGGAAGTTCATGGGGAAGGTGTTCTTCGGGCAGCTGCGTGCGGCTGAGATGGAG CACCTCCTGGAGCGCTCGTGGTACGCGGTGACCGAGACCTGCCTGGCCTTCACCGTGTTCAGGGACGACTTCAGCCCGCGCTTCGTGGCCCTCTTCaccctcctgctcttcctcaagTGCTTCCATTGGCTGGCCGAGGACCGCGTGGATTTT ATGGAGAGGAGCCCCAACATCTCCTGGCTCTTCCACTTCCGAATTGTCT CCCTGATGTTCCTGCTGGGAATCCTGGACTTCCTCTTCGTCAGCCACGCCTACCACAGCATCCTGACCCGCGGCGCCTCGGTCCAGCTCGTCTTCGGCTTCGAG TACGCCATCCTGATGACCATGGTGCTGACCATCTTCATCAAGTACGTGCTGCACTCCATCGACCTGCAGAACGAGAACCCCTGGGACAACAAGGCCGTGTTCATGCTCTACACCGAGCTCTTCACCG GCCTGATCAAGGTGCTGCTCTACATGGCCTTCATGACCATCATGATCAAGGTGCACACGTTCCCGCTCTTCGCCATCCGCCCCATGTACCTGGCCATGAG GCAGTTCAAGAAGGCGGTGACCGATGCCATCATGTCCCGCCGGGCCATCCGCAACATGAACACGCT GTATCCCGACGCCACCCCCGAGGAGCTGCAGGCCATGGACAACGTGTGCATCATCTGCCGCGAGGAGATGGTGACGGGCGCCAAGCGCCTGCCCTGCAACCACATCTTCCACACCAG CTGCCTGCGCTCGTGGTTCCAGCGGCAGCAGACGTGCCCCACGTGCCGCATGGACGTGCTCCGGGCCTCGCTCCCGGCACAGCCGCCCCCGGAGGCGCCGGAGCCGGCGCCGGCCCCAGCACAGACCCCGCAGGGGCCGCAGCCCCCCAACT TTCCCCAGGGaatcctccctcccttcccgcCGGGAATGTTCCCGTTCTGGCCGCCCGTGGGGCCCTTCCCGCCCGTCCCCGGTGTCCAGGCCCCGGCCAGCACCGACGGCTCGGCCGCAACGGCCGGTGCTGCTCCTG CCGCCCGTCCCGGTGACGCCAGCGCGGGATCGgagccgggagccgccggggccgtgccggggctgccgctgccgccgccctGGGTGGGGCTGCCGTGGCCGCCGCTCTTCG GGATGCCGCCCATGCCGGTGCCGCCGGCCGGCTTTGCCGGGCTGACGGAGGAGGAGCTGCGCGCCATGGAGGGCCACGAGCGGCAGCACCTGGAGGCGCGGCTGCAGTGCCTGCACAACATCCACACGCTGCTGGACGCCGCCATGCTCCAGATCAACCAGTACCTCACCGTGCTGGCCGCCATCGGGT CCCCCCgagccgccgccccccgcccgccccccgcccgcgaTTCCCACCCAGAGGAGCCCCCGGCGCCGGGACCCTCGGGAGCCCCCGGACCCTCGGgagccgctgctgccgccg ATCCGGCCCCAGCGGGCGctgaggacgaggaggacgcGGCCGAAGGCTCCGAGCCCCGGGAGGGCCCTGACACGGCCGAGCTGCGCCGGCGCCGCCTGCAGAagctggggacccccccccactga
- the SYVN1 gene encoding E3 ubiquitin-protein ligase synoviolin isoform X1, which produces MLCTALVMAGSLALTTAVVAHAYYLKHQFYPTVVYLTKSSPSMAVLYIQAFVLVFLLGKFMGKVFFGQLRAAEMEHLLERSWYAVTETCLAFTVFRDDFSPRFVALFTLLLFLKCFHWLAEDRVDFMERSPNISWLFHFRIVSLMFLLGILDFLFVSHAYHSILTRGASVQLVFGFEYAILMTMVLTIFIKYVLHSIDLQNENPWDNKAVFMLYTELFTGLIKVLLYMAFMTIMIKVHTFPLFAIRPMYLAMRQFKKAVTDAIMSRRAIRNMNTLYPDATPEELQAMDNVCIICREEMVTGAKRLPCNHIFHTSCLRSWFQRQQTCPTCRMDVLRASLPAQPPPEAPEPAPAPAQTPQGPQPPNFPQGILPPFPPGMFPFWPPVGPFPPVPGVQAPASTDGSAATAGAAPAARPGDASAGSEPGAAGAVPGLPLPPPWVGLPWPPLFGMPPMPVPPAGFAGLTEEELRAMEGHERQHLEARLQCLHNIHTLLDAAMLQINQYLTVLAAIGTPPSRRPPPAPRPRFPPRGAPGAGTLGSPRTLGSRCCRRSGPSGR; this is translated from the exons ATGCTGTGCACGGCGCTGGTGATGGCCGGGAGCCTGGCGCTCACCACGGCCGTGGTGGCCCACGCCTACTACCTGAAGCACCAGTTCTACCCCACCGTGGTGTACCTCACCAAATCCAGCCCCAGCATGGCC GTTCTGTACATCCAGGCCTTTGTGCTGGTGTTCCTGCTGGGGAAGTTCATGGGGAAGGTGTTCTTCGGGCAGCTGCGTGCGGCTGAGATGGAG CACCTCCTGGAGCGCTCGTGGTACGCGGTGACCGAGACCTGCCTGGCCTTCACCGTGTTCAGGGACGACTTCAGCCCGCGCTTCGTGGCCCTCTTCaccctcctgctcttcctcaagTGCTTCCATTGGCTGGCCGAGGACCGCGTGGATTTT ATGGAGAGGAGCCCCAACATCTCCTGGCTCTTCCACTTCCGAATTGTCT CCCTGATGTTCCTGCTGGGAATCCTGGACTTCCTCTTCGTCAGCCACGCCTACCACAGCATCCTGACCCGCGGCGCCTCGGTCCAGCTCGTCTTCGGCTTCGAG TACGCCATCCTGATGACCATGGTGCTGACCATCTTCATCAAGTACGTGCTGCACTCCATCGACCTGCAGAACGAGAACCCCTGGGACAACAAGGCCGTGTTCATGCTCTACACCGAGCTCTTCACCG GCCTGATCAAGGTGCTGCTCTACATGGCCTTCATGACCATCATGATCAAGGTGCACACGTTCCCGCTCTTCGCCATCCGCCCCATGTACCTGGCCATGAG GCAGTTCAAGAAGGCGGTGACCGATGCCATCATGTCCCGCCGGGCCATCCGCAACATGAACACGCT GTATCCCGACGCCACCCCCGAGGAGCTGCAGGCCATGGACAACGTGTGCATCATCTGCCGCGAGGAGATGGTGACGGGCGCCAAGCGCCTGCCCTGCAACCACATCTTCCACACCAG CTGCCTGCGCTCGTGGTTCCAGCGGCAGCAGACGTGCCCCACGTGCCGCATGGACGTGCTCCGGGCCTCGCTCCCGGCACAGCCGCCCCCGGAGGCGCCGGAGCCGGCGCCGGCCCCAGCACAGACCCCGCAGGGGCCGCAGCCCCCCAACT TTCCCCAGGGaatcctccctcccttcccgcCGGGAATGTTCCCGTTCTGGCCGCCCGTGGGGCCCTTCCCGCCCGTCCCCGGTGTCCAGGCCCCGGCCAGCACCGACGGCTCGGCCGCAACGGCCGGTGCTGCTCCTG CCGCCCGTCCCGGTGACGCCAGCGCGGGATCGgagccgggagccgccggggccgtgccggggctgccgctgccgccgccctGGGTGGGGCTGCCGTGGCCGCCGCTCTTCG GGATGCCGCCCATGCCGGTGCCGCCGGCCGGCTTTGCCGGGCTGACGGAGGAGGAGCTGCGCGCCATGGAGGGCCACGAGCGGCAGCACCTGGAGGCGCGGCTGCAGTGCCTGCACAACATCCACACGCTGCTGGACGCCGCCATGCTCCAGATCAACCAGTACCTCACCGTGCTGGCCGCCATCGG GACCCCCCCgagccgccgccccccgcccgccccccgcccgcgaTTCCCACCCAGAGGAGCCCCCGGCGCCGGGACCCTCGGGAGCCCCCGGACCCTCGGgagccgctgctgccgccg ATCCGGCCCCAGCGGGCGctga
- the SYVN1 gene encoding E3 ubiquitin-protein ligase synoviolin isoform X2 yields the protein MLCTALVMAGSLALTTAVVAHAYYLKHQFYPTVVYLTKSSPSMAVLYIQAFVLVFLLGKFMGKVFFGQLRAAEMEHLLERSWYAVTETCLAFTVFRDDFSPRFVALFTLLLFLKCFHWLAEDRVDFMERSPNISWLFHFRIVSLMFLLGILDFLFVSHAYHSILTRGASVQLVFGFEYAILMTMVLTIFIKYVLHSIDLQNENPWDNKAVFMLYTELFTGLIKVLLYMAFMTIMIKVHTFPLFAIRPMYLAMRQFKKAVTDAIMSRRAIRNMNTLYPDATPEELQAMDNVCIICREEMVTGAKRLPCNHIFHTSCLRSWFQRQQTCPTCRMDVLRASLPAQPPPEAPEPAPAPAQTPQGPQPPNFPQGILPPFPPGMFPFWPPVGPFPPVPGVQAPASTDGSAATAGAAPGMPPMPVPPAGFAGLTEEELRAMEGHERQHLEARLQCLHNIHTLLDAAMLQINQYLTVLAAIGTPPSRRPPPAPRPRFPPRGAPGAGTLGSPRTLGSRCCRRSGPSGR from the exons ATGCTGTGCACGGCGCTGGTGATGGCCGGGAGCCTGGCGCTCACCACGGCCGTGGTGGCCCACGCCTACTACCTGAAGCACCAGTTCTACCCCACCGTGGTGTACCTCACCAAATCCAGCCCCAGCATGGCC GTTCTGTACATCCAGGCCTTTGTGCTGGTGTTCCTGCTGGGGAAGTTCATGGGGAAGGTGTTCTTCGGGCAGCTGCGTGCGGCTGAGATGGAG CACCTCCTGGAGCGCTCGTGGTACGCGGTGACCGAGACCTGCCTGGCCTTCACCGTGTTCAGGGACGACTTCAGCCCGCGCTTCGTGGCCCTCTTCaccctcctgctcttcctcaagTGCTTCCATTGGCTGGCCGAGGACCGCGTGGATTTT ATGGAGAGGAGCCCCAACATCTCCTGGCTCTTCCACTTCCGAATTGTCT CCCTGATGTTCCTGCTGGGAATCCTGGACTTCCTCTTCGTCAGCCACGCCTACCACAGCATCCTGACCCGCGGCGCCTCGGTCCAGCTCGTCTTCGGCTTCGAG TACGCCATCCTGATGACCATGGTGCTGACCATCTTCATCAAGTACGTGCTGCACTCCATCGACCTGCAGAACGAGAACCCCTGGGACAACAAGGCCGTGTTCATGCTCTACACCGAGCTCTTCACCG GCCTGATCAAGGTGCTGCTCTACATGGCCTTCATGACCATCATGATCAAGGTGCACACGTTCCCGCTCTTCGCCATCCGCCCCATGTACCTGGCCATGAG GCAGTTCAAGAAGGCGGTGACCGATGCCATCATGTCCCGCCGGGCCATCCGCAACATGAACACGCT GTATCCCGACGCCACCCCCGAGGAGCTGCAGGCCATGGACAACGTGTGCATCATCTGCCGCGAGGAGATGGTGACGGGCGCCAAGCGCCTGCCCTGCAACCACATCTTCCACACCAG CTGCCTGCGCTCGTGGTTCCAGCGGCAGCAGACGTGCCCCACGTGCCGCATGGACGTGCTCCGGGCCTCGCTCCCGGCACAGCCGCCCCCGGAGGCGCCGGAGCCGGCGCCGGCCCCAGCACAGACCCCGCAGGGGCCGCAGCCCCCCAACT TTCCCCAGGGaatcctccctcccttcccgcCGGGAATGTTCCCGTTCTGGCCGCCCGTGGGGCCCTTCCCGCCCGTCCCCGGTGTCCAGGCCCCGGCCAGCACCGACGGCTCGGCCGCAACGGCCGGTGCTGCTCCTG GGATGCCGCCCATGCCGGTGCCGCCGGCCGGCTTTGCCGGGCTGACGGAGGAGGAGCTGCGCGCCATGGAGGGCCACGAGCGGCAGCACCTGGAGGCGCGGCTGCAGTGCCTGCACAACATCCACACGCTGCTGGACGCCGCCATGCTCCAGATCAACCAGTACCTCACCGTGCTGGCCGCCATCGG GACCCCCCCgagccgccgccccccgcccgccccccgcccgcgaTTCCCACCCAGAGGAGCCCCCGGCGCCGGGACCCTCGGGAGCCCCCGGACCCTCGGgagccgctgctgccgccg ATCCGGCCCCAGCGGGCGctga
- the SPDYC gene encoding speedy protein C, whose product MTPPSPPSPPEGERPPQNSGACGDPPALPTPHRLHLHRHERDAFFSLLEDTVVQAFLSTDVCCRVSDKYLLAMALTYFKRAGLPTSEYTPLNLFAALYLASDMEEDEEEPKLLLLAGALGQRWRREQLLPRLLRRRDRLWARMSYRAAVSRHCCEEVMAAEPLHWAWGRERAPPPQRGRARPLVPALRATPPGR is encoded by the exons atgaCGCCGCCGtctcccccatcccctcctgaGGGTGAGAGGCCCCCCCAGAATTCGGGGGCCTGTGGGGaccccccggccctgcccacCCCCCACCGCCTCCACCTGCACCGCCACGAACGCGACGCCTTCTTCAGCCTCCTGG AAGACACCGTGGTGCAAGCATTTCTTTCCACTGACGTCTGCTGCAGGGTCTCCGACAAG TACCTGCTGGCCATGGCACTGACGTACTTCAAGCGTGCGGGGCTGCCCACGAGTGAATACACCCCCCTCAACCTCTTCGCTGCCCT GTACCTGGCCAGCGACAtggaggaggacgaggaggagcccaagctgctgctgctggcgggGGCTCTGGGGCAGCGCTGGCgccgggagcagctcctgccgcGGCTGCTGCGGCGCCGGGACCGGCTCTGGGCCCGCATGAGCTACAGGGCGGCCGTGAGCCGCCACTGCTGCGAGGAG GTGATGGCGGCCGAGCCCCTGCACTGGGCCTGGGGGCGGGAGCGCGCCCCCCCCCCACAGCGGGGCCGCGCGCGCCCCCTCGTGCCCGCGCTGCGCGCGACACCCCCcgggcga
- the CAPN1 gene encoding calpain-1 catalytic subunit, translated as MMAEPPVVPVFCTGVSAQVRRQRAKELGLGRHDNAVRHLGQDFGLLAEECRRSGTLFRDPAFPPAAASLGFRELGPGSAKTRGVQWKRPTELCPRPQFIVDGATRTDICQGALGDCWLLAAIASLTLNETLLHRVVPHGQSFQQGYAGIFHFQIWQFGEWLDVVVDDFLPTKDGKLLFVHSAEGSEFWSALLEKAYAKVNGCYEALSGGSTSEGFEDFTGGVTEWFDLRRPPADLYQIILKALERGSLLGCSIDITSAFDMEAVTFKKLVKGHAYSVTGARQVQYRGQALELIRMRNPWGEVEWTGAWSDSSAEWHALEPALRQQLMVKMEDGEFWMSFRDFLREFTRLEICNLTPDALQSRKFRKWNTQLYDGTWRRGSTAGGCRNYPATFWINPQFKIQLEEVDDDRDEDGGREPGCSFLLALMQKHRRRERRYGKDMETIGFAVYEVPPEYVGKSGVHLKREFFLANASRARSEQFINLREVSTRFRLPPGEYIVVPSTFEPNKEGDFVLRVFSEKKAGTEEMDDKIQATLPDEKVLLESEIDENFKQLFKQLAGPDLEISVTELQTILNRIIAKHKDLRTKGFSTESCRSMVNLMDKDGNGKLGLVEFNILWNRIRNYLSIFRKFDLDKSGSISAYELRLALEAAGYRLNKKLHELLITRYAEPDLALDFDSFVCCLVRLETMFRFFQAMDVDQDGIVTFDLLQWLQLTMFA; from the exons AT GATGGCGGAGCCGCCCGTGGTGCCGGTGTTCTGCACCGGGGTGTCGGCGCAGGTGCGGCGGCAGCGGGCgaaggagctggggctgggccggCACGACAACGCCGTGCGCCACCTGGGCCAGGACTTCGGGCTGCTGGCCGAGGAGTGCCGGCGCTCCGGGACCCTGTTCCGCGACCCCGCCTTCCCGCCGGCCGCCGCCTCCCTCGGCTTCCGCGAGCTGGGCCCCGGCTCCGCCAAAACGCGCGGCGTGCAGTGGAAGAGGCCCACG GAGCTGTGCCCGCGCCCGCAGTTCATCGTGGACGGAGCCACGCGCACCGACATCTGCCAGGGAGCGCTGG GCGACTGTTGGCTGCTGGCGGCCATCGCGTCGCTGACGCTCAACGAGACCCTCCTGCACCGCGTGGTGCCGCACGGGCAGAGCTTCCAGCAGGGCTACGCCGGCATCTTCCACTTCCAG ATCTGGCAGTTCGGGGAGTGGCTGGACGTGGTGGTGGACGATTTCCTGCCCACCAAGGACGGGAAGCTGCTCTTCGTGCACTCGGCCGAGGGCTCCGAGTTCTGGAGCGCGCTGCTGGAAAAGGCCTACGCCAA GGTCAACGGGTGCTACGAGGCGCTGTCGGGCGGCAGCACCTCCGAGGGCTTCGAGGACTTCACGGGCGGCGTCACCGAGTGGTTCGACCTGCGCCGGCCCCCAGCCGACCTCTACCAGATCATCCTCAAGGCGCTGGAGCGCGGCTCCCTGCTCGGCTGCTCCATCGAC ATAACGAGCGCCTTCGACATGGAGGCGGTGACCTTCAAGAAGCTCGTGAAGGGCCACGCCTACTCGGTGACCGGCGCCAGGCAG GTCCAGTACCGCGGGCAGGCCCTGGAGCTCATCCGGATGCGCAATCCCTGGGGAGAGGTGGAGTGGACGGGCGCCTGGAGTGACAG ctcGGCCGAGTGGCACGCGCTGGAGCCGGCGCTGCGCCAGCAGCTCATGGTCAAGATGGAGGACGGGGAATTCTG GATGTCCTTCCGGGATTTCCTGCGGGAATTCACCCGCCTGGAGATCTGCAACCTCACCCCGGATGCGCTTCAGTCCCGCAAGTTCCGCAAGTGGAACACGCAGCTCTACGACGGGACATGGCGGCGCGGCAGCACCGCCGGCGGCTGCAGGAACTACCCCG CCACCTTCTGGATCAACCCCCAGTTCAAGATCCAGCTGGAGGAGGTGGACGATGACAGGGATGAGGACGGCGGGCGCGAGCCCGGCTGCAGCTTCCTGCTGGCGCTGATGCAGAAGCACCGACGCCGCGAGCGCCGCTATGGCAAGGACATGGAGACCATCGGCTTCGCCGTCTATGAG gtCCCTCCCGAG TACGTGGGGAAGTCGGGCGTGCACCTGAAGCGGGAGTTCTTCCTGGCCAACGCGTCGCGCGCGCGTTCCGAGCAGTTCATCAACCTGCGCGAGGTGAGCACGCGCTTCCGGCTGCCGCCCGGCGAGTACATCGTGGTGCCCTCCACCTTCGAGCCCAACAAGGAGGGTGACTTCGTGCTCCGCGTCTTCTCGGAGAAGAAAGCCGGCACCGA GGAGATGGACGACAAGATCCAGGCCACGCTGCCGGACGAG AAAGTGCTCTTGGAAAGCGAAATCGATGAGAACTTCAAGCAGCTCTTTAAGCAGCTGGCGGGGCCG GACCTGGAGATCAGCGTCACTGAGCTCCAGACCATCCTCAACCGGATCATCGCCAAAC ACAAAGATCTCCGGACCAAGGGCTTCAGCACCGAGTCCTGCCGGAGCATGGTCAACCTCATGGAC AAAGACGGGAATGGGAAACTGGGACTGGTGGAGTTCAACATCCTCTGGAACCGGATCCGCAACTACCTG AGCATCTTCCGCAAGTTCGACCTGGACAAGTCCGGCTCCATTAGTGCCTACGAGCTGCGCCTGGCGCTGGAGGCCGCAG GGTACCGGCTCAACAAGAAGCTGCACGAGCTGCTCATCACCCGCTACGCTGAGCCCGACCTGGCCCTGGACTTCGACAGCTTCGTCTGCTGCCTCGTGCGCCTCGAGACCATGTTCC GGTTTTTCCAAGCGATGGACGTGGACCAGGATGGCATCGTCACCTTTGACCTGCTGCAG tgGCTCCAGCTCACCATGTTTGCCTGA